A window of Cryptomeria japonica chromosome 3, Sugi_1.0, whole genome shotgun sequence contains these coding sequences:
- the LOC131060127 gene encoding pectinesterase: MDANQRKRTVLLLLLGALLVSAAWLGTVILKRRWSGDGDLVDWVCNKTLHPKECVSTLAAVEGANPKDFAHITVKESLYRLQQAYRTSLEAAPQENEESPELMASEDCDYLFEEALDHINRSLTEMGGLDVNPLKAQVSNVKTWLSAALTDVETCLDGFRETSGTVREDLEENYHKFTKSLSNALATIQIFFPDNDRLRIPLPLLNRPYRGIPIPWWLYGSDRRLFQVPPFPLQVNATVAQDGSGQYQTIGEAIMNAPSYSSERYVIYVKAGIYDENVLLPMNKTNVMLLGDGRGKTIVASRRNVKDGSTTYRSATFAVSGKGFIARDMTFTNSAGPDKQQAVALRVGADMSAFYRCNFIGFQDTLYVHSLRQFYRECDIYGTVDIIMGNAAAVFQNCNIIVRTPMPNQTNTITAQGRSDPFQNTGISIQNCTIVASRDLAPVKSSFPTYLGRPWKLFSRTVVMESFLGNVIHPAGWLQWSGDYGLEGVYFREYMNTGPGSKMDGREGGRVIRTAKQANSFTVDSFISGSDWLPPTSIPFNKNLTMEV; encoded by the exons ATGGATGCAAATCAGCGAAAAAGAACTGTACTGCTGCTGCTACTGGGCGCATTACTGGTCTCTGCGGCGTGGTTGGGAACAGTGATTTTGAAGAGGAGGTGGTCTGGTGATGGTGATCTGGTGGATTGGGTGTGTAACAAGACTTTACACCCTAAGGAGTGCGTTTCCACACTGGCTGCTGTGGAAGGAGCAAATCCAAAAGACTTTGCTCATATCACTGTGAAGGAGAGCCTGTATCGACTTCAACAAGCCTACCGCACCAGTTTGGAAGCCGCCCCTCAAGAAAATGAAGAGTCTCCAGAACTCATGGCTTCCGAAGATTGTGATTATCTGTTCGAAGAAGCTTTGGATCACATCAACCGCTCGCTGACAGAAATGGGGGGCTTGGACGTGAATCCCTTAAAGGCCCAGGTAAGCAACGTCAAGACATGGCTAAGCGCGGCTCTCACAGACGTCGAGACATGTCTGGACGGGTTCAGAGAGACAAGCGGGACGGTGAGGGAGGATTTGGAGGAAAATTACCACAAATTCACAAAATCTCTAAGCAATGCCCTGGCCACCATCCAGATATTCTTTCCAGACAACGACAGGCTCCGTATCCCGCTTCCTCTGTTAAATAGGCCTTACCGAGGGATTCCTATTCCTTGGTGGCTCTACGGGAGCGACCGCAGGCTGTTCCAAGTGCCTCCATTCCCATTGCAGGTGAATGCAACTGTTGCTCAGGACGGCAGCGGGCAGTACCAGACCATCGGAGAGGCGATCATGAACGCACCGTCTTATAGTAGCGAGCGCTATGTCATCTATGTCAAGGCTGGCATATATGATGAAAATGTGCTTCTGCCCATGAATAAGACTAATGTGATGCTGCTTGGCGATGGGCGCGGTAAGACCATTGTTGCATCTCGCAGAAATGTCAAGGATGGCTCCACCACTTACCGCTCTGCAACTTTCG CTGTATCGGGCAAAGGATTCATTGCTCGAGATATGACATTCACCAACAGTGCAGGGCCGGACAAGCAGCAAGCCGTAGCTCTCCGTGTAGGGGCTGATATGTCAGCCTTTTACCGCTGTAACTTCATCGGCTTCCAAGACACCTTATATGTTCACTCCCTCCGCCAGTTCTACAGAGAATGCGATATCTACGGCACTGTAGACATCATCATGGGCAACGCAGCTGCAGTTTTTCAGAATTGCAATATCATTGTGAGAACACCCATGCCCAATCAGACCAACACCATCACTGCTCAGGGCAGAAGTGATCCCTTCCAGAACACCGGAATTTCAATTCAAAACTGCACCATTGTGGCCTCCAGAGATCTTGCTCCAGTCAAATCCTCCTTCCCCACTTATCTGGGAAGGCCATGGAAGTTGTTCTCACGGACTGTTGTCATGGAGAGCTTTCTAGGCAATGTAATCCACCCCGCCGGCTGGCTGCAGTGGTCAGGAGATTATGGACTAGAAGGTGTGTATTTCAGAGAATATATGAATACCGGACCTGGCTCAAAGATGGACGGTCGAGAAGGAGGGAGAGTTATCAGAACAGCAAAGCAGGCCAATTCTTTCACAGTTGATAGCTTCATATCCGGATCTGATTGGTTGCCCCCTACTTCAATTCCTTTTAATAAAAACTTGACCATGGAGGTTTGA